The Lycium barbarum isolate Lr01 chromosome 12, ASM1917538v2, whole genome shotgun sequence genome includes a region encoding these proteins:
- the LOC132623784 gene encoding uncharacterized protein LOC132623784 isoform X1: MMRLDCGMSIGVIANSFLSCLCFSDLNLSFLNTWLREVSIRRVRCSLLILLLIQILLVAQTMENIVPNINPEKSTYAPNHTGANISSVMAPDGNTGSLLGQRPSAPAVTASAPGINLGGPTLTEPNIHAPANALPASPELGGLHLLIPKLMGESDAVTK; encoded by the exons ATGATGAGATTAGATTGTGGGATGTCAATAGGGGTGATTGCAAACTCATTCTTAAG TTGTTTGTGTTTTTCAGACTTGAACTTGTCATTCTTGAATACATGGCTTAGAGAGGTTTCCATCAGGCGGGTGAGGTGTTCGCTCTTGATATTATTGCTAATCCAAATCTTGTTG GTCGCGCAGACAATGGAGAACATTGTGCCTAATATCAATCCTGAAAAGTCAACTTATGCTCCTAATCATACAGGAGCAAACATCTCTAGTGTGATGGCTCCAGATGGGAATACAGGTTCGTTGCTTGGACAACGGCCGTCTGCACCTGCTGTTACAGCGTCTGCACCTGGCATAAACTTGGGAGGACCTACGCTAACGGAACCAAATATTCATGCCCCTGCAAATGCTTTGCCTGCTTCACCAGAACTTGGCGGTCTGCACCTTTTGATACCTAAACTGATGGGTGAGAGTGATGCAGTTACCAAGTGA
- the LOC132623784 gene encoding uncharacterized protein LOC132623784 isoform X4, translated as MMRLDCGMSIGVIANSFLREVSIRRVRCSLLILLLIQILLVAQTMENIVPNINPEKSTYAPNHTGANISSVMAPDGNTGSLLGQRPSAPAVTASAPGINLGGPTLTEPNIHAPANALPASPELGGLHLLIPKLMGESDAVTK; from the exons ATGATGAGATTAGATTGTGGGATGTCAATAGGGGTGATTGCAAACTCATTCTTAAG AGAGGTTTCCATCAGGCGGGTGAGGTGTTCGCTCTTGATATTATTGCTAATCCAAATCTTGTTG GTCGCGCAGACAATGGAGAACATTGTGCCTAATATCAATCCTGAAAAGTCAACTTATGCTCCTAATCATACAGGAGCAAACATCTCTAGTGTGATGGCTCCAGATGGGAATACAGGTTCGTTGCTTGGACAACGGCCGTCTGCACCTGCTGTTACAGCGTCTGCACCTGGCATAAACTTGGGAGGACCTACGCTAACGGAACCAAATATTCATGCCCCTGCAAATGCTTTGCCTGCTTCACCAGAACTTGGCGGTCTGCACCTTTTGATACCTAAACTGATGGGTGAGAGTGATGCAGTTACCAAGTGA
- the LOC132623784 gene encoding uncharacterized protein LOC132623784 isoform X2: MLCFLWSWLVWRFDTHLNLSFLNTWLREVSIRRVRCSLLILLLIQILLVAQTMENIVPNINPEKSTYAPNHTGANISSVMAPDGNTGSLLGQRPSAPAVTASAPGINLGGPTLTEPNIHAPANALPASPELGGLHLLIPKLMGESDAVTK; the protein is encoded by the exons ATGCTTTGTTTTTTGTGGTCATGGCTAGTTTGGAGGTTCGACACTC ACTTGAACTTGTCATTCTTGAATACATGGCTTAGAGAGGTTTCCATCAGGCGGGTGAGGTGTTCGCTCTTGATATTATTGCTAATCCAAATCTTGTTG GTCGCGCAGACAATGGAGAACATTGTGCCTAATATCAATCCTGAAAAGTCAACTTATGCTCCTAATCATACAGGAGCAAACATCTCTAGTGTGATGGCTCCAGATGGGAATACAGGTTCGTTGCTTGGACAACGGCCGTCTGCACCTGCTGTTACAGCGTCTGCACCTGGCATAAACTTGGGAGGACCTACGCTAACGGAACCAAATATTCATGCCCCTGCAAATGCTTTGCCTGCTTCACCAGAACTTGGCGGTCTGCACCTTTTGATACCTAAACTGATGGGTGAGAGTGATGCAGTTACCAAGTGA
- the LOC132623784 gene encoding uncharacterized protein LOC132623784 isoform X3 encodes MASLEVRHSCLCFSDLNLSFLNTWLREVSIRRVRCSLLILLLIQILLVAQTMENIVPNINPEKSTYAPNHTGANISSVMAPDGNTGSLLGQRPSAPAVTASAPGINLGGPTLTEPNIHAPANALPASPELGGLHLLIPKLMGESDAVTK; translated from the exons ATGGCTAGTTTGGAGGTTCGACACTC TTGTTTGTGTTTTTCAGACTTGAACTTGTCATTCTTGAATACATGGCTTAGAGAGGTTTCCATCAGGCGGGTGAGGTGTTCGCTCTTGATATTATTGCTAATCCAAATCTTGTTG GTCGCGCAGACAATGGAGAACATTGTGCCTAATATCAATCCTGAAAAGTCAACTTATGCTCCTAATCATACAGGAGCAAACATCTCTAGTGTGATGGCTCCAGATGGGAATACAGGTTCGTTGCTTGGACAACGGCCGTCTGCACCTGCTGTTACAGCGTCTGCACCTGGCATAAACTTGGGAGGACCTACGCTAACGGAACCAAATATTCATGCCCCTGCAAATGCTTTGCCTGCTTCACCAGAACTTGGCGGTCTGCACCTTTTGATACCTAAACTGATGGGTGAGAGTGATGCAGTTACCAAGTGA
- the LOC132621804 gene encoding uncharacterized protein LOC132621804: MAKKGFHQTGKVIAREIIANPNPVAINAPEGFLLEWWNIFNEILSSSFLEVALLAAESFNKVEQTVDAIVPKINPENSTYVPNHIVPKCKPLVRDDKLIKHDVVGTYEPPNGVYMVTRIGVSYLSERESPSNFGNNRSLQQASHQGWPSVDNVAVQTLDMLKLPAPASSGDFFSMLTQADSSGKDAGMLGDRNQRTSENLPADQQIMAPIGGIMKISGKQPAVPSSRKRKTLLSSVASIGKEKATVAGIAKDNTKSYFPQGDAGLASASNSIYALRKRADFNLITCTEQFCQK; encoded by the exons ATGGCTAAGAAAGGTTTCCATCAGACGGGTAAGGTAATTGCCAGAGAAATAATTGCTAATCCAAATCCTGTTG CTATTAATGCTCCGGAAGGATTTCTGTTAGAGTGGTGGAATATATTTAATGAAATACTCAGCTCTAGCTTCCTTGAGGTTGCTCTACTCGCTGCCGAATCCTTCAATAAG GTTGAGCAGACAGTGGATGCTATTGTGCCTAAAATCAATCCTGAAAATTCGACTTATGTTCCTAATCATATTGTGCCGAAATGTAAACCACTTGTGCGCGATGACAAATTAATCAAACATGACGTGGTTGGCACATATGAACCTCCCAATGGAGTGTACATGGTCACTCGAATAGGAGTTAGTTACCTGTCAGAACGTGAGAGCCCTTCCAACTTTG GGAACAACAGGTCTCTCCAACAAGCATCTCATCAAGGATGGCCATCTGTT GATAATGTAGCAGTTCAAACATTGGATATGCTCAAACTTCCTGCCCCTGCAAGTTCTGGTGATTTCTTTAGTATGCTCACTCAAGCTGACTCGAGTGGAAAAGATGCAGGA ATGCTTGGTGATAGAAATCAAAGAACCTCGGAGAATTTACCAGCTGACCAGCAAATAATGGCTCCTATAGGAGGTATTATGAAAATTTCTGGAAAGCAACCTGCAGTGCCGAGTAGCAGAAAGAGGAAAACTCTATTGAGTTCTGTGGCATCT ATTGGGAAAGAGAAAGCTACTGTTGCTGGTATTGCAAAGGACAATACTAAAAGCTACTTCCCCCAAGGAGATGCTGGTCTGGCTAGTGCAAGTAATTCGATCTATGCTTTGAGGAAAAGAGCTGATTTCAACCTTATTACTTGCACTGAACAGTTCTGTCAAAAGTAG